In Nitratireductor mangrovi, the genomic window GCATCCCGGTCGGCACGCTGGCGATCGGGCGTTCCGGCGCCGTCAATGCCGCCCTCCTCGCCGCCGCCGTGCTGGCCCTCGGCGACGCCGCCCTTGCCCAACGGCTCGACCGTTTCCGCGCCGAGCAGACCGACGCGGTGGCGCCGGCGCCGACCGACGAGACATGAAGAAGCCGCTCGCGCCCGGCGCGACGATAGGCATCATCGGCGGCGGCCAGCTCGGCCGCATGCTGGCGGCAGCCGCCGGTCGGCTCGGCTACGGTGCCGTTATCCTCGAACCCCAGGCCGACTGCCCGGCGGCCCAGCTCGCCTCCAGCCAGATCGTCGCCGCCTATGACGACCATGCGGCGCTGACCACGCTTGCCGCCCGCTGCGACGTGGTCACCTACGAGTTCGAAAACGTTCCCGTCGGCGCCGCCCGTCACCTTGCCGATCATGTGCCGGTGTTCCCGCCGCCGCGCGCGCTGGAGGTGGCCCAGGACCGGCTGGTCGAGAAACGTTTCCTCACCGAGGCGGGGATATCCACAGCCCGCCACTTTTCTGTGGACAGCGATGCCGACCTCGCCGCGGCCCTCGCCGAAACCGGCGGCTGCGGCGTCCTGAAGACCCGCCGCCTTGGCTATGACGGCAAGGGCCAGCGTGTCTTCCGCAACGCGTCGCCCGCCGATGCCGAAGGCGTCTTCGCCGCCATGGGCGGCGTGCCGCTGATCCTCGAGGCGTTCGTCGATTTCTCGGCCGAGTTCTCCGTCATCGCCGCCCGCGGCCTGAACGGCGAAACCGCCACCTACGAGGCGGCGCGCAACGAGCATCGCGACGGCATACTGCGCCGCTCCGTGGTCCCCTCTGGCCTCGACCCGGCGACGCTGGCCTCCGCCCGCGACGCCACCGTGGCCCTGCTTGAGGCGCTCGGCTATGTCGGCGTCATCGGCGTCGAGTTCTTCGCGCTCCCCGCCGGCGGTTTCCTCGCCAACGAATTCGCCCCGCGCGTCCACAATTCCGGGCACTGGACCGAAGCCGCCTGCGACGTCTCCCAGTTCGAACAGCACATCCGCGCCGTCGCCGGCCTGCCGCTTGGCGATCCGGCGCGCCATTCCGACGCTGTGATGGAAAACCTGATCGGCGACGAGGTCGCCAAAGCCACCGCGCTGCTGGCCGAGCCGCGGCTGCTGCTCAATCTCTACGGCAAGCACGAGACCCGCCCAGGCCGCAAGATGGGCCATTTCACTCGGCTTTCGACGCCGCCACACTCCTGAGCGCGGTTGACATCGTCCCGTCACATCGTCTATTCAGCCGCCAAGTTTGCGGCGCGCCCTCTGGCGCGCCTTTCATGTTGGGCCCGCGCGGCCAACATCGACGGGTCAGGACAATGAAGATCAAGAACTCGCTCAAGGCCTTGAAGAGCCGTCACCGCGACAACCGCATGGTTCGCCGCAAGGGCCGCATCTACATCATCAACAAGGCCAATCCGCGCTTCAAGGCCCGCCAGGGCTAGGGGCCGCACGCGCCGCTTCACGGCAAATTCAGTTTGACGTTCCGCGATCGGCAGCTAGGCTTCCGGTCATGCGGAACGTTTTGCGATTCGTGCTCCCGTTCCTGGTCGCCCTTGGCGCCGCCCAGGCCTTCGCCGCGCCGGCCGACGGCGAAAAGCCGGCCGCGCAGGACGATGCCGCCCGGATCGACACCCTCTTCGGCGAATTGAAGCGCGAGCGCAACGAAAAGGCCGCGCAGCGCATCGCCGACCGCATCTGGCAGGAATGGATGAAGTCGGGCTCCGCCTCGATCGACCTGATGATGCAATGGTCGAACGAGGCCACCCAGAAGAAGGAATTTTCCGTCGCGCTCGATTTCCTCGACCAGATCGTGCTGCTTCAGCCCGGCTACGCCGAGGGCTGGAATCGCCGCGCCACCGTGCATTTCATGATGGACAGCTATTCCAAGTCGATGGCCGACATCGAGCGCACCTTGCGCCTCGAGCCGCGCCATTTCGGCGCGCTGTCCGGCATGGGCGCCATCCTCAAGGCCACCGGCCGCAAGCACCTCGCCCTCAACGCCTATGAGCGCGTGCTCGACATCTACCCGATGATGCGCAACGCGCAGACCGAGGTCGTCAATCTGACAGAAGAACTGGCCGGCGAAGGTATTTGAGCCGTCCGCCGTCCCCGCCCTCGCGGCCACACCCCGTTTCGCAACCTCGCCCGGCTTCCGCATGAACCTCGCCTACGCGTTCGCAGCGTTCCTTCTTGCCCTGGTGCTTGTGCTGGTCGGCGTCACCCGCGTCGGCGCCTGGCTGATCGAGCGCCGCCACCCGCCCTCGGGCAGTTTCGCCACCGTCAACGACACCCGCCTGCATTACGTGCATGTGCCCGCCGGCGACGACGCCGACCTGCCGCCGCTGGTCTTCATCCACGGCGCCAGCGGCAACCTGCTCGATCCAATGCTGCCGCTGCGGCCGCTGCTCGAAGGCCGCGCCGAACTGCTTTTCGTCGACCGCCCCGGCCATGGCTGGTCAGGGCGCGGCCCGGCGGCAAACGGCCGCCCCGACGGTCAGGCGGCAACGGTCGCCGCGCTGATGGACGAACTCGGCATCGAGGACGCGATCATCGTCGGCCATTCCTTCGGCGGCGCGATCGCCGCCACCTTCGCGCTCGAACAGCCCGCCAGGACCCGCGGCGTGGTGCTGCTTGCCGCCGTCTCGCATCCCTGGCCGGGCGGCGAAACTTCCTGGTATTACGAACTCACCGCGACGCCGCTGATCGGCCCGCTCTTTTCGGAGACGCTCGCCTATCCCGGCGGCGCCCTGCGCATGGCCGCCGCCTCGGCCTGCGTCTTTGCGCCCAACCGGCTGCCCGAGGCTTATGACCGCAACGCGGCGATCGCCCTCGTGCTCAGGCCGGCGGCCTTCCGCGCCAATTCCCGCGACGTCGCCGGCCTCTACGACTATGTGAAGACCGTCGCGCCGCGTTATGGCGAGATTTCCGCACCCACGGTCGTCATTTCCGGCACCCGCGACACGGTGGTCTACGAGGAGATCCATTCGACGGGTCTCGGCCGCGACATCCCCGGCGCCGAACTGGTCTGGGTCAAGAATCTCGGCCACAAGCCGGACTGGATCGTCCCCGACCTTGCCGTCGCCGCCATCGAGAAGGCCGCCGGCAAAAACCGCGATCTTCAGGCGCTCGCCCGCGCGGTCGAAGCCCGCATCGCCGGCGATGCCTTCGGCCCGATCGCAAACTGCCCCGACGAAAAGCCCGACCCGAGCGCGATGGCCGCGGGGGGTTAGGGTTGCGACCGGCTTTACGAGCCGGTTTTGCCGGCGGGCATCACACTGGCACGGGGTGTTTCGTTTCCCATCGCGCACCCGGAATTCCGCTATCACGTGGCATTTAGCAGGTTGGGAGGACAGGGAAATTTGCTAAGGATTGATCGATTGACTCTAGAGCGACTGACTAATGATCTACCTAACACTGACCGCAGCAGCGCTCGTTCTTTTTGTCCTGATCTTAATTGTCCTAGGCATCCGATCCCGCAAGAAGGGGATCGG contains:
- a CDS encoding 5-(carboxyamino)imidazole ribonucleotide synthase → MKKPLAPGATIGIIGGGQLGRMLAAAAGRLGYGAVILEPQADCPAAQLASSQIVAAYDDHAALTTLAARCDVVTYEFENVPVGAARHLADHVPVFPPPRALEVAQDRLVEKRFLTEAGISTARHFSVDSDADLAAALAETGGCGVLKTRRLGYDGKGQRVFRNASPADAEGVFAAMGGVPLILEAFVDFSAEFSVIAARGLNGETATYEAARNEHRDGILRRSVVPSGLDPATLASARDATVALLEALGYVGVIGVEFFALPAGGFLANEFAPRVHNSGHWTEAACDVSQFEQHIRAVAGLPLGDPARHSDAVMENLIGDEVAKATALLAEPRLLLNLYGKHETRPGRKMGHFTRLSTPPHS
- the ykgO gene encoding type B 50S ribosomal protein L36, which gives rise to MKIKNSLKALKSRHRDNRMVRRKGRIYIINKANPRFKARQG
- a CDS encoding alpha/beta fold hydrolase, yielding MNLAYAFAAFLLALVLVLVGVTRVGAWLIERRHPPSGSFATVNDTRLHYVHVPAGDDADLPPLVFIHGASGNLLDPMLPLRPLLEGRAELLFVDRPGHGWSGRGPAANGRPDGQAATVAALMDELGIEDAIIVGHSFGGAIAATFALEQPARTRGVVLLAAVSHPWPGGETSWYYELTATPLIGPLFSETLAYPGGALRMAAASACVFAPNRLPEAYDRNAAIALVLRPAAFRANSRDVAGLYDYVKTVAPRYGEISAPTVVISGTRDTVVYEEIHSTGLGRDIPGAELVWVKNLGHKPDWIVPDLAVAAIEKAAGKNRDLQALARAVEARIAGDAFGPIANCPDEKPDPSAMAAGG